One window of Corynebacterium accolens genomic DNA carries:
- a CDS encoding PepSY-associated TM helix domain-containing protein has translation MSRTTLRSFIQRIHFYGGMFVGPFILIAALTGCLYALAPTLEKFAYRDVMTVEEVNNPVSLEDQISAAQKEHPDMPVSQVWPAESATDSTRVLVADPGIDESLQRTVFINPADGEVIGDYPTYSGLGEMPLRRWISSLHESFHLGQPGELYSELAASWLWVLACGGLYMWWIRRRPKKAAAPLKKQPQRSKRWKATRLHSTMGAWIFIGLIGLSATGITWSQLAGENVNSVVEKMNWKATPVETALTTDSSADATHDAHAGHEGHGAHGAHGGDAEAPGEAPEPEVIAKQAERVYATGRAEGLTGPLRLYAPEDTDSGWKVSERWVEWRYTSDEVSVNGSTGEVIDRLPFSELPLFSKLSSWGIYLHMGIMFGLPLQIALFALGLAIAAMVVLGYYMWWKRRPQFAPGSKRHFSWATTGLGALFAATVGVFMPLLGITLAAFLVLDIIVMNTGKRKATAPKKKDEDAELVPVG, from the coding sequence ATGAGTCGGACGACTCTGCGTTCCTTCATCCAACGCATACACTTCTACGGCGGCATGTTCGTCGGCCCCTTCATCCTGATCGCGGCATTGACCGGCTGCCTCTATGCCCTAGCGCCCACCCTGGAAAAGTTTGCTTACCGCGACGTCATGACCGTCGAGGAAGTAAATAACCCGGTAAGCCTGGAGGACCAAATCAGCGCTGCCCAAAAGGAGCACCCGGATATGCCGGTCTCCCAGGTATGGCCGGCGGAATCGGCGACGGACTCCACGCGCGTGCTGGTGGCGGATCCGGGCATCGACGAGAGCCTGCAGCGCACCGTGTTTATTAACCCGGCCGATGGCGAGGTCATTGGTGACTACCCCACTTATTCTGGCCTGGGCGAAATGCCGCTGCGCCGCTGGATCTCCTCGCTGCATGAAAGCTTCCACCTGGGCCAGCCGGGCGAGCTCTATTCCGAGCTAGCCGCCTCCTGGCTGTGGGTCCTGGCCTGCGGCGGGCTCTACATGTGGTGGATTCGCCGCCGGCCCAAGAAGGCGGCCGCGCCGCTGAAGAAGCAGCCACAGCGATCCAAGCGTTGGAAGGCCACCCGCCTGCACTCCACGATGGGCGCATGGATTTTCATCGGGCTCATTGGCCTGTCCGCTACCGGCATCACCTGGTCCCAGCTCGCCGGCGAGAACGTCAATTCCGTGGTGGAGAAGATGAACTGGAAGGCCACGCCGGTAGAAACCGCGCTCACCACCGATTCCTCCGCCGATGCCACACACGATGCCCACGCCGGGCACGAAGGCCACGGTGCCCACGGCGCTCACGGTGGGGATGCGGAAGCTCCGGGCGAGGCACCGGAGCCGGAGGTCATCGCCAAGCAGGCCGAGCGCGTCTATGCCACCGGCCGAGCGGAAGGACTAACGGGCCCGCTGCGCCTGTACGCCCCGGAGGACACCGACTCGGGGTGGAAGGTGAGCGAGCGCTGGGTCGAGTGGCGCTATACCTCCGATGAGGTCTCCGTCAACGGTTCCACCGGCGAGGTCATCGACCGCCTTCCATTCTCTGAGCTGCCGCTATTTAGCAAGCTCAGCAGCTGGGGCATCTACCTGCACATGGGCATCATGTTTGGCCTACCGCTGCAGATTGCCCTCTTCGCCCTCGGCCTCGCCATTGCCGCCATGGTTGTTCTGGGCTACTACATGTGGTGGAAGCGCCGGCCGCAATTCGCCCCTGGCTCCAAGCGGCACTTCTCCTGGGCTACCACCGGCCTGGGCGCGCTCTTTGCCGCCACCGTCGGTGTATTTATGCCGCTTTTGGGCATTACTCTTGCCGCATTCCTCGTACTTGACATCATCGTGATGAATACCGGAAAGCGCAAGGCCACCGCGCCAAAGAAGAAGGATGAAGACGCGGAGCTAGTACCGGTGGGCTAG
- a CDS encoding SPFH domain-containing protein, which translates to MSAPVFWPIVIGIIIALIGVFLSYSLKVIKQYERGVTFRFGHLRPMLEPGLHFLLPGIDKLERVDLRVVTLTIPPQEIITKDNVSVRVNAVVMFEVTDSSKAVLEVENYAVATSQIAQTTLRSLLGRASLDDLLAHREELNEDLAAIINGQTERWGVLTRIVEIKDVEIPEMMQRALAREAEAERERRAKVISAHGELQSSRELREAAEELGKAPAALQLRYLQTVLELGADQNSTIVFPLPIDIMGGFMENLGTFNKGFKEFSESFSQAVNTEKPAD; encoded by the coding sequence GTGTCCGCTCCCGTATTCTGGCCGATCGTCATCGGCATCATTATCGCTCTCATCGGGGTGTTTTTGTCCTACTCGCTCAAGGTGATTAAGCAGTATGAGCGGGGCGTGACCTTCCGCTTTGGCCACCTGCGGCCGATGCTGGAGCCGGGGCTGCATTTCTTGCTGCCGGGCATCGATAAGCTGGAGCGCGTGGATTTGCGCGTGGTGACGCTGACGATTCCGCCGCAGGAAATCATCACTAAGGACAACGTGTCCGTGCGCGTGAATGCGGTGGTCATGTTCGAGGTCACCGATTCGAGCAAGGCGGTCCTCGAGGTAGAAAACTACGCCGTGGCCACCTCGCAGATTGCGCAGACCACCCTGCGTTCGCTTTTGGGGCGGGCAAGCCTCGATGATTTGCTGGCCCACCGCGAGGAGCTCAACGAGGACCTAGCGGCGATCATCAACGGCCAAACCGAACGGTGGGGAGTGCTCACCCGCATCGTGGAAATCAAGGACGTAGAGATCCCAGAGATGATGCAGCGCGCCCTAGCGCGCGAGGCTGAGGCGGAGCGCGAGCGCCGCGCCAAGGTCATTTCGGCCCACGGTGAGCTGCAGTCTTCCCGCGAGCTGCGCGAGGCAGCCGAGGAGCTGGGCAAGGCCCCGGCGGCGCTGCAGCTGCGCTACCTACAAACGGTGCTGGAGCTCGGCGCGGACCAAAACTCCACCATCGTCTTCCCGCTGCCCATAGACATCATGGGTGGGTTCATGGAAAACCTGGGCACCTTTAATAAGGGATTTAAGGAATTCAGCGAGAGCTTCTCGCAGGCGGTAAATACGGAAAAGCCTGCGGACTAG
- a CDS encoding PLP-dependent aminotransferase family protein: MPLRLDPADTRALPVQIAAVVRADVTSGALLPGEPVPSTRALATQLGVSRGSVVTAYEQLTAEGYLSAQVGSGTVINPRLPHSPPPRPEPAPQPTPAPNLLELTPGLPDTAGIITPEWRAAWRDAAAQPLSDAPPLPHHIANHLRYMRGLRVDPRRIVVTAGARDGLALVLRTLGTALRVGVESPGYPSLRRVPQALGHELVNVPTDADGVTVPDTDLDALIVTPSHQYPYGASLPAERRAELVAWARQNGALLIEDDFDSELRYVGQPLPALAALAPERTVLLGTFSTVISPSIACGYVVVPDGLRGGIDKQRDIFGQPVGTIPQAALAHYLASGALRRHTGRMRRTYKRRRDLVADALGSLPAARLLPINGGLHAVLLCDPAIVPRAAARSIKLTPLREYWGGVDAEDGVVLGFGHLSDDDLRHSLSAVAAAQREC, translated from the coding sequence ATGCCCCTGCGCCTCGACCCCGCCGATACGCGCGCCCTGCCGGTACAAATCGCCGCCGTCGTGCGTGCCGATGTCACCTCCGGCGCCCTGCTGCCCGGCGAGCCCGTCCCCTCCACCCGCGCGCTGGCCACCCAGCTCGGTGTCTCCCGCGGCAGCGTCGTTACCGCATATGAGCAGCTCACAGCCGAGGGCTATCTCAGCGCCCAGGTTGGATCCGGCACCGTCATCAATCCCCGCCTGCCCCACAGCCCGCCGCCACGCCCCGAGCCCGCGCCGCAGCCCACTCCCGCGCCCAACCTGCTGGAACTGACGCCCGGTCTGCCCGATACCGCCGGCATCATCACCCCCGAATGGCGCGCCGCCTGGCGCGATGCCGCCGCCCAGCCGCTTTCCGATGCCCCTCCACTCCCCCACCACATCGCCAACCACCTGCGCTACATGCGCGGGCTCCGGGTCGATCCGCGCCGCATCGTCGTTACCGCCGGTGCCCGCGATGGCCTCGCTTTAGTGCTGCGTACGCTCGGTACCGCGCTGCGCGTCGGCGTCGAATCACCCGGTTACCCCAGCCTGCGGCGCGTTCCGCAAGCGCTTGGCCATGAGTTGGTAAACGTGCCCACCGATGCCGATGGCGTTACCGTGCCCGATACCGACCTTGACGCGCTGATCGTGACCCCAAGCCACCAGTATCCGTATGGCGCGTCGCTGCCGGCCGAACGCCGCGCCGAACTCGTGGCCTGGGCCCGCCAGAACGGCGCTTTACTCATCGAGGATGACTTCGATTCCGAGCTGCGCTACGTGGGTCAGCCGCTGCCCGCGCTCGCTGCGCTCGCCCCAGAGCGCACCGTGTTGCTCGGTACCTTTTCCACCGTGATTTCGCCGTCCATCGCCTGTGGCTATGTGGTGGTCCCGGATGGACTGCGCGGGGGCATCGACAAGCAGCGCGATATCTTTGGCCAGCCGGTCGGTACCATCCCGCAGGCCGCGCTCGCCCATTACCTGGCCAGCGGGGCGCTGCGGCGCCACACCGGCCGCATGCGCCGGACCTATAAGCGCCGCCGCGACCTCGTGGCCGATGCCCTGGGCTCTCTCCCCGCCGCGCGCCTACTGCCCATCAATGGCGGTCTACATGCGGTTTTGCTGTGCGACCCGGCCATCGTCCCGCGTGCCGCCGCCCGCAGCATCAAGCTGACCCCGCTGCGCGAATACTGGGGCGGCGTGGACGCCGAAGACGGCGTCGTTTTAGGTTTTGGTCATTTAAGCGATGACGACCTGCGCCACAGCCTGAGCGCGGTCGCCGCCGCGCAACGCGAATGTTAG
- a CDS encoding NADP-dependent isocitrate dehydrogenase, which translates to MAKITWTRTDEAPLLATYSLKPIVEAFASTAGIDVETRDISLAARIAAQFPERLTEDQKVEDALAELGKMAKTPEANIIKLPNISASLVQLKKAIAELQAAGYDLPDYPDNPSTDEEKDIAARYDSVKGSAVNPVLREGNSDRRAPEAVKNFVKKHPHRMGEWSKDSKTNVATMDDNDFRHNEKSVIIPEEDTLSIVLKTADGEQTLLPELPVLKDEVIDGTFMSAKALDEFLLQQVKRAKEEGVLFSTHLKATMMKVSDPILFGHVVRTYFADVFDKYGDELISAGLNGENGLGSILEGLDKLDNGEEIKAAFESALADGPDLAMVNSHKGITNLHVPSDVIIDASMPAMIRTSGHMWNKNDEEQDTLAVIPDSSYAGVYQAVIEDCKENGAFDPTTMGTVPNVGLMAKKAEEYGSHNKTFKVPAAGTVEVRNSKGEVLIEHDVEAGDIWRACQTKDEPIQDWVKLAVNRARLSGMKTIFWLDPERGHDRNIQSLVEKYLKDHDTEGLDIEIQDPVTATKTSIERIRRGEDTISVTGNVLRDYNTDLFPILELGTSAKMLSVVPLMAGGGLFETGAGGSAPKHVQQVQEENHLRWDSLGEFLALAESFRHENQTNGNEKAGVLATTLDKATERLLNEGKSPSRKVGENDNRGSHFFLATFWAEELANQTEDADLAATFKDVASDLSGKADEISQALIDAQGEPADLGGYYWPNDEKTSAVMRPVAQFNEIIDGLKK; encoded by the coding sequence ATGGCTAAGATTACGTGGACCCGTACCGATGAGGCGCCGCTTCTGGCGACCTACTCCCTCAAGCCCATCGTGGAGGCCTTCGCTTCCACCGCGGGCATTGACGTAGAAACCCGCGATATTTCCCTAGCTGCCCGCATCGCCGCGCAGTTCCCGGAGCGCCTCACCGAGGACCAAAAGGTGGAAGACGCCCTGGCTGAGCTGGGCAAGATGGCCAAGACCCCAGAGGCTAATATCATCAAGCTGCCGAATATCTCGGCTTCCCTGGTGCAGCTGAAGAAGGCCATCGCCGAGCTGCAGGCCGCCGGCTACGACTTGCCTGATTACCCGGATAACCCCTCCACCGACGAGGAAAAGGACATCGCGGCCCGCTACGATTCCGTCAAGGGCTCCGCCGTTAACCCCGTCCTGCGTGAAGGTAACTCCGACCGCCGCGCGCCGGAGGCCGTAAAGAACTTTGTTAAGAAGCACCCCCACCGCATGGGCGAGTGGTCCAAGGATTCCAAGACCAACGTCGCCACCATGGACGATAACGACTTCCGCCACAATGAGAAGTCCGTCATCATCCCCGAGGAAGATACCCTGTCCATCGTACTGAAGACCGCTGACGGCGAGCAGACCCTGCTGCCGGAGCTGCCGGTTCTTAAGGACGAGGTCATCGACGGCACCTTCATGTCCGCCAAGGCCCTCGATGAGTTCCTGCTACAGCAGGTCAAGCGCGCCAAGGAAGAGGGCGTGCTCTTCTCCACCCACCTGAAGGCCACCATGATGAAGGTCTCTGACCCCATCCTCTTCGGCCACGTGGTGCGCACCTACTTCGCCGATGTCTTTGATAAGTACGGCGACGAGCTCATCTCAGCCGGCCTCAACGGCGAAAACGGCTTGGGCTCCATCCTGGAGGGCTTGGACAAGCTCGACAATGGCGAGGAAATCAAGGCAGCCTTCGAATCCGCGCTTGCCGATGGCCCCGATCTCGCCATGGTCAACTCCCACAAGGGCATCACCAACCTGCACGTGCCTTCCGATGTCATCATTGACGCCTCCATGCCGGCCATGATCCGCACCTCCGGCCACATGTGGAATAAGAACGACGAGGAGCAGGACACCCTCGCCGTCATCCCGGATTCCTCCTACGCCGGCGTGTACCAGGCCGTCATCGAGGACTGCAAGGAAAACGGCGCCTTCGACCCCACCACCATGGGTACCGTGCCGAACGTCGGCCTGATGGCCAAGAAGGCCGAGGAGTACGGCTCCCACAACAAGACCTTCAAGGTACCGGCAGCCGGCACCGTTGAGGTCCGCAACTCCAAGGGCGAGGTGCTCATCGAGCACGACGTCGAGGCCGGCGATATCTGGCGCGCCTGCCAGACCAAGGACGAGCCGATCCAGGACTGGGTCAAGCTCGCCGTCAACCGCGCCCGCCTGTCCGGCATGAAGACCATCTTCTGGCTCGACCCAGAGCGCGGCCACGACCGCAATATCCAGTCCTTGGTGGAAAAGTACCTGAAGGACCACGACACCGAGGGCTTGGACATTGAGATCCAGGATCCGGTCACCGCTACCAAGACCTCCATCGAGCGCATCCGCCGCGGCGAGGACACCATCTCCGTGACCGGTAACGTGCTGCGTGACTACAACACGGACCTCTTCCCCATCCTCGAGCTGGGTACCTCCGCAAAGATGCTGTCCGTGGTTCCATTGATGGCAGGCGGCGGCCTCTTCGAGACCGGTGCCGGCGGCTCCGCCCCGAAGCACGTCCAGCAGGTGCAGGAAGAAAACCACCTGCGCTGGGACTCCCTCGGTGAGTTCCTGGCGCTGGCCGAGTCCTTCCGCCACGAGAACCAGACCAACGGCAACGAGAAGGCCGGCGTGCTGGCCACCACCCTGGACAAGGCCACCGAGCGCCTGCTGAACGAGGGCAAGTCCCCATCCCGCAAGGTGGGCGAGAACGACAACCGCGGTTCCCACTTCTTCCTGGCCACCTTCTGGGCCGAGGAGCTGGCTAACCAGACCGAGGATGCCGATCTCGCGGCCACTTTCAAGGACGTCGCCTCCGACCTTTCCGGCAAGGCCGATGAAATCTCCCAGGCTCTTATCGATGCCCAGGGTGAGCCCGCCGACCTCGGCGGCTACTACTGGCCCAACGACGAGAAGACCTCCGCTGTCATGCGCCCTGTCGCACAGTTCAACGAGATCATCGATGGCCTGAAGAAGTAA
- a CDS encoding nitric-oxide reductase large subunit — protein sequence MATTTTGVEDRKKPVLKVSNVWVQGIALVMIFGFLVMGFLAYRTYDASMPLPEKIVSESTGETVLTKDEITNGQALYQARGLQQYGSVLGHGAYLGPDYTAEYLRRALDHAREENDANGIPDFVDSSATPEEAVVEEFRTNRYDEETGVLEWTDNQISAFEANKDYYAQYFGPDSHNSGLPSDFITDEQDINNLVGFFGWTAWASAAERPGHDYSYTNNWPAESRVDNGPTADLVVWSVLSLIALIGGTGLIFAIYGRWSKSIGWHSEEAPNLDFKQPGEVGLTKSQKVVAWFVLVIALLFLIQALLGAASQHYRTELTGFFGIPLQEILPYNVSRTWHVQLSLLWTAGGLLAAGIFLASFVGKKEPKKQDWLVWFLLGAIAVVVFGSMAFEWLSTMGYIEEGTLFSQQWEYLDLPRFFQVLLTIGMFVWIGIIYRQLRGRLKNEHKSNMPWLFFFAGLAIPAFYAVGNLAGSETHISVAEFWRFWVVHLWVEDFLELFTTVMVAYVFVLLGVVREKIALGIIFLDVILYSTGGVLGTMHHLYFSGTPVEHMALGAFFSAAEVVPLTLLTVEAWTFMQLGSRQRASGERPFPHRWAVMFLVSVGFWNFLGAGIFGFLVNLPIVSYYEIGTALTANHAHGAMMGVYGFLAVGLSVFALRYLIPKDKWSDKAMGWAFWLQNLGLLWMVVISLLPLGIMQLYESVGSGYVEARSLGYITQPGNFIMEWLRLPGDVMFLLGVLPFLWMALRGVLYKKEIPTVEEHPTNPLFSIITPDEDDHAGEVPVGSSVGLVSGGKGRVDKRSSTGRRYGYIDERGAFVEEEDPDAERGDSATAPRQEFESRTKWGGTYRSDKKDD from the coding sequence ATGGCCACCACCACGACTGGGGTTGAGGACCGGAAGAAACCGGTCCTCAAGGTGAGCAACGTGTGGGTGCAGGGCATCGCCCTCGTCATGATCTTTGGCTTTTTGGTCATGGGATTTTTGGCGTACCGCACCTATGACGCATCCATGCCGTTGCCGGAAAAGATTGTCTCCGAATCCACGGGCGAAACGGTCCTCACCAAGGACGAAATCACAAACGGCCAGGCGCTGTACCAGGCCCGCGGCCTGCAGCAATACGGTTCCGTGCTGGGGCACGGTGCCTACCTGGGCCCTGACTATACGGCGGAGTACCTGCGCCGCGCCCTCGACCATGCCCGCGAGGAAAACGACGCGAACGGTATCCCCGATTTCGTTGATTCCTCCGCCACTCCCGAAGAGGCCGTGGTAGAAGAATTCCGCACCAACCGCTATGACGAAGAAACGGGCGTGCTGGAGTGGACCGATAACCAGATTTCGGCGTTCGAGGCCAATAAGGACTACTACGCCCAGTACTTTGGCCCCGATTCCCACAACAGTGGCTTGCCGTCGGACTTTATTACCGATGAGCAAGACATCAATAACCTCGTAGGTTTCTTCGGTTGGACCGCGTGGGCTTCGGCGGCAGAGCGTCCGGGCCACGACTATTCCTATACCAATAACTGGCCGGCGGAATCGCGCGTGGATAACGGCCCGACCGCGGACCTTGTGGTGTGGTCGGTGCTCTCGCTCATCGCGCTCATCGGCGGTACCGGCCTGATCTTTGCGATTTACGGCCGGTGGTCCAAGTCCATCGGTTGGCATTCGGAAGAAGCGCCGAACCTGGACTTTAAGCAGCCGGGCGAGGTTGGGCTGACCAAGTCGCAGAAGGTGGTGGCTTGGTTCGTCCTGGTCATTGCGTTGCTGTTCTTGATCCAGGCGCTGCTGGGTGCGGCCAGCCAGCACTACCGCACGGAACTAACCGGCTTCTTTGGCATCCCGCTGCAAGAAATCCTGCCGTATAACGTCTCGCGCACCTGGCACGTGCAGCTTTCCCTCCTGTGGACCGCCGGCGGGCTCTTGGCGGCCGGCATCTTCCTGGCCTCGTTCGTGGGCAAGAAGGAACCGAAGAAGCAGGATTGGCTCGTATGGTTCCTGCTCGGCGCCATCGCGGTCGTGGTCTTTGGCTCCATGGCCTTTGAATGGCTTTCTACCATGGGCTACATCGAAGAGGGCACGCTATTTTCCCAGCAATGGGAATACCTGGACCTGCCGCGCTTCTTCCAGGTACTGCTTACCATCGGCATGTTCGTGTGGATTGGCATTATCTACCGACAGCTGCGCGGCCGCCTGAAAAACGAGCACAAGTCCAATATGCCGTGGCTCTTCTTCTTCGCCGGCCTGGCCATCCCAGCGTTCTACGCGGTGGGCAACTTGGCGGGATCGGAAACCCACATCTCCGTCGCAGAGTTCTGGCGCTTCTGGGTGGTTCACCTGTGGGTGGAAGACTTCCTCGAGCTATTTACCACCGTCATGGTGGCCTACGTCTTCGTCCTGCTCGGCGTGGTCCGCGAAAAGATTGCCCTGGGCATCATCTTCTTGGACGTCATCCTCTATTCCACCGGTGGCGTGCTGGGCACGATGCACCACCTGTACTTCTCGGGCACCCCGGTCGAGCACATGGCCCTGGGCGCATTCTTCTCGGCCGCCGAGGTCGTGCCGCTGACCCTGTTGACCGTTGAGGCATGGACCTTCATGCAGCTGGGCTCCCGCCAACGCGCCTCGGGCGAGCGCCCCTTCCCGCACCGCTGGGCAGTCATGTTCCTGGTCTCCGTCGGTTTCTGGAACTTCTTGGGCGCGGGTATCTTCGGCTTCCTCGTCAACCTGCCCATCGTCTCCTACTACGAAATCGGCACGGCGCTTACCGCAAACCACGCCCACGGAGCGATGATGGGCGTCTACGGCTTCCTGGCCGTGGGTCTGTCGGTCTTTGCGCTGCGCTACCTCATCCCCAAGGATAAGTGGTCCGATAAGGCCATGGGCTGGGCTTTCTGGCTGCAAAACCTGGGCCTGTTGTGGATGGTGGTCATTTCGCTCCTGCCGCTGGGCATCATGCAGCTCTACGAATCCGTCGGATCGGGCTACGTGGAAGCGCGGTCGCTGGGCTATATTACCCAGCCCGGCAACTTCATCATGGAATGGCTGCGCCTGCCTGGCGATGTCATGTTCCTCCTCGGCGTCCTGCCCTTCCTCTGGATGGCGCTGCGTGGCGTGCTCTACAAGAAGGAGATCCCAACGGTGGAGGAGCACCCAACCAACCCGCTGTTTAGCATCATCACCCCGGACGAGGACGACCACGCGGGCGAGGTCCCCGTGGGTTCCTCGGTGGGGCTGGTTTCGGGCGGCAAGGGGCGCGTCGACAAGCGCAGCTCCACGGGCCGGCGCTACGGGTACATCGATGAGCGCGGTGCCTTCGTTGAGGAGGAAGATCCCGACGCCGAGCGCGGCGATTCCGCCACCGCGCCGCGCCAGGAATTTGAATCGCGCACCAAGTGGGGCGGTACCTACCGCTCGGATAAGAAGGACGACTAA
- the pdxS gene encoding pyridoxal 5'-phosphate synthase lyase subunit PdxS, giving the protein MTENIATTRVKRGLADMLKGGVIMDVVTPEQARIAEDAGASAVMALERVPADIRAQGGVARMSDPELIEGIVDAVSIPVMAKARIGHFVEAQILGELGVDFIDESEVLSPADYVNHINKWDFDVPFVCGATNLGEALRRITEGAAMIRSKGEAGTGDVSEAVKHLRTIRAEIARLQHLDRDELYVAAKELQAPYDLVAEVAETGKLPVVLFVAGGVATPADAALVRQMGAEGVFVGSGIFKSGNPAARAEAIVKAATLYDDPAELAKLSRGLGEAMVGINVGDVPAPHRLAERGW; this is encoded by the coding sequence ATGACCGAAAACATTGCGACCACGCGCGTGAAACGTGGACTAGCTGACATGCTCAAGGGCGGCGTCATCATGGACGTCGTGACCCCGGAACAGGCGCGCATCGCCGAGGATGCGGGCGCGAGCGCCGTCATGGCACTTGAGCGCGTGCCTGCCGATATCCGCGCCCAGGGCGGCGTGGCCCGCATGTCCGATCCGGAGCTTATCGAGGGCATCGTCGACGCCGTATCCATCCCCGTGATGGCGAAGGCGCGCATCGGCCACTTCGTCGAGGCACAGATTCTGGGCGAGCTTGGCGTGGACTTCATCGATGAGTCCGAGGTGCTCAGCCCAGCCGATTACGTCAACCACATCAATAAGTGGGACTTCGACGTGCCGTTCGTGTGCGGCGCGACCAACTTGGGCGAGGCCCTGCGCCGCATCACCGAGGGTGCGGCCATGATTCGATCCAAGGGCGAGGCCGGCACTGGCGATGTCTCCGAGGCCGTCAAGCACCTGCGCACCATTCGTGCGGAAATCGCCCGCCTGCAGCACCTCGACCGCGACGAGCTGTACGTCGCCGCCAAGGAACTCCAGGCACCGTATGACCTGGTTGCGGAGGTTGCGGAGACCGGCAAGCTGCCGGTCGTCCTCTTCGTTGCCGGCGGCGTAGCTACGCCTGCCGATGCCGCCCTCGTCCGCCAGATGGGCGCCGAAGGCGTCTTCGTGGGCTCCGGCATCTTCAAATCCGGTAACCCGGCAGCGCGCGCGGAGGCCATCGTGAAGGCCGCCACGCTTTACGATGACCCCGCCGAGCTCGCCAAGCTCTCCCGCGGCCTGGGTGAGGCCATGGTCGGCATCAATGTCGGCGATGTGCCGGCACCGCACCGCCTGGCCGAGCGCGGCTGGTAA
- the pdxT gene encoding pyridoxal 5'-phosphate synthase glutaminase subunit PdxT has product MPQEASATIGVLALQGGVEEHLRILEGLGADTRRVRVPRDLEGLDGLVIPGGESSVIDKLARTFGVADPLRAAVAAGLPVLATCAGLIYCARDLDNPSPGQQTLGLLDITVRRNAFGNQRFSAERTVPVVVGEETLPIEASFIRAPLVTRVGEGVEVIATVPRDGAEEAVVGVRHGAVTALSFHPEENDEARVHAAWLDSIR; this is encoded by the coding sequence ATGCCACAAGAAGCTAGCGCCACGATCGGGGTGCTCGCGCTGCAGGGAGGCGTGGAAGAGCACCTGCGCATCCTCGAAGGCCTGGGGGCGGACACGCGCCGGGTGCGCGTGCCGCGCGACCTTGAAGGCCTGGATGGGCTGGTGATTCCGGGCGGGGAGTCGAGTGTCATCGACAAGCTCGCCCGCACCTTCGGCGTGGCCGATCCACTGCGGGCGGCTGTAGCCGCGGGCCTTCCCGTGCTCGCTACCTGCGCCGGGTTGATTTATTGCGCCCGCGATCTGGATAACCCCTCGCCGGGCCAGCAGACCCTGGGGCTGCTCGACATCACCGTGCGGCGCAATGCCTTTGGCAACCAGCGTTTTTCCGCCGAGCGCACCGTGCCGGTCGTGGTCGGGGAAGAAACGCTGCCCATCGAGGCGAGCTTCATCCGCGCCCCGCTGGTCACCCGCGTCGGTGAAGGCGTGGAGGTCATCGCGACCGTGCCGCGCGACGGCGCGGAGGAGGCGGTCGTGGGCGTGCGCCACGGCGCCGTCACCGCTTTGAGCTTTCACCCGGAAGAAAACGATGAGGCGCGCGTGCACGCCGCCTGGCTGGACAGTATCCGCTAG